The following are encoded together in the Chitinophagales bacterium genome:
- the rfaG gene encoding glycosyl transferase: MFIVNSMLNNNLIVIHVAEAFGGGIIEFILQIVKNQPGYRHIIIYGKRGVDIDAVRKQFPENAGFVEWPFAQREVHPIMDWKAFRSLRRIVKKIQREHTVQAIHLHSSKAGFLGRFALRGVVPRKRLIYTPNGLAFARQDVSKIKRLFYVLLEWVAAAYAGRVIACGASEAALMKKAGIRATYINNGTAFCPEEYPVTRKLKNKPEEKVVLTVGRVSIQKNPVMFNQIAQRFEQEPHLRFIWVGEGELSHELTASNIELTGWLPKAEVIALLKQADVYLSTALWEGLPFAVLEAMMCEKPLLLHRCVGNEDLVIENQNGFLFDKVDEAVAALHDLLKAPEEKRAHMGKESRRLCEQHFNARQMAELYRKAYEGNFE; encoded by the coding sequence TTGTTTATCGTAAATAGTATGTTAAATAACAACTTGATAGTCATTCATGTAGCAGAAGCATTTGGTGGAGGAATTATTGAATTTATTCTACAGATAGTAAAAAATCAACCCGGATATCGACACATCATCATTTATGGTAAAAGAGGGGTTGATATAGACGCTGTGCGAAAACAGTTCCCGGAGAATGCCGGTTTTGTGGAGTGGCCTTTTGCTCAGCGGGAAGTACACCCAATAATGGACTGGAAAGCATTCCGTAGCCTTCGCCGTATTGTAAAGAAAATACAACGAGAGCATACCGTGCAGGCGATTCACTTGCACTCATCCAAAGCCGGCTTCTTGGGCCGCTTCGCACTAAGAGGCGTAGTGCCCAGGAAGCGGCTTATTTATACGCCTAATGGGCTTGCTTTTGCACGCCAAGATGTTAGCAAGATAAAGCGACTGTTTTATGTGCTGCTTGAGTGGGTGGCTGCGGCTTATGCCGGCAGGGTCATTGCCTGTGGGGCTTCCGAGGCTGCCTTGATGAAGAAGGCAGGCATTCGTGCAACTTATATCAATAATGGTACGGCTTTTTGCCCGGAAGAGTATCCGGTAACGAGAAAGCTAAAGAACAAGCCGGAAGAAAAGGTAGTACTTACTGTGGGAAGGGTTTCCATACAGAAAAACCCGGTTATGTTCAACCAAATTGCACAACGGTTTGAGCAAGAGCCTCACCTGCGTTTTATTTGGGTGGGTGAAGGTGAGCTTAGCCACGAACTTACCGCATCCAACATAGAGCTTACCGGTTGGCTTCCCAAGGCTGAGGTGATAGCCCTGCTCAAGCAGGCCGATGTGTATTTATCTACCGCTTTATGGGAAGGGCTGCCGTTTGCAGTTTTGGAAGCCATGATGTGCGAGAAACCTTTGCTTTTACACCGGTGTGTCGGAAATGAAGATTTAGTAATAGAAAACCAAAATGGTTTCTTGTTCGATAAAGTCGACGAAGCTGTTGCCGCTTTGCATGACTTGCTGAAGGCACCGGAAGAAAAAAGAGCTCACATGGGAAAAGAATCGCGGCGTCTATGTGAACAACATTTCAATGCCCGGCAAATGGCAGAGCTTTATCGTAAGGCATATGAAGGCAATTTTGAATAA
- a CDS encoding glycosyl transferase, with product MLEDVVVLIAHYNDPEGLEHTLDSIKEDEKVKVVVVDDGSELKPDVNYLKQRFSDKLDLTVLFKEYNSGPEDSANYGLLFIYNEMPECRYIARLDCKDLCMPYRLSKQKHFFTEHPGVMLVGGWVDFYNNLGQFLYCYAPPADYKKIKKEIFLSAVFIQPVVMIQRAALEEIGGYPNKYPTADDYALYFEITKRYPTAVLPEVLLKTIFDDKGVSLGNRKKQLRSRMRILWDNKSVLNPYWWLGIIKLTTLMFLPYSLISKIKQLVYRK from the coding sequence TCGATAAAAGAGGATGAAAAGGTGAAGGTGGTAGTGGTAGATGATGGAAGTGAGCTCAAACCGGATGTGAATTACTTAAAGCAACGCTTTAGCGACAAACTTGATTTGACCGTTTTGTTTAAGGAATATAACTCTGGCCCAGAGGACTCTGCCAACTATGGCCTACTCTTTATTTATAACGAGATGCCAGAGTGCAGATACATTGCACGTTTAGATTGTAAAGACTTATGTATGCCCTATCGGCTAAGTAAACAAAAGCACTTTTTTACCGAGCATCCAGGAGTGATGTTAGTAGGAGGATGGGTAGATTTTTACAATAACCTTGGTCAATTTTTATACTGTTATGCGCCTCCTGCTGATTACAAGAAAATAAAGAAAGAGATTTTTCTCTCCGCAGTATTTATTCAGCCGGTAGTAATGATTCAAAGGGCTGCCTTGGAGGAGATAGGAGGGTATCCTAACAAATACCCTACTGCCGACGATTATGCCCTTTATTTTGAGATTACTAAGCGTTATCCTACTGCTGTACTTCCTGAAGTACTCTTAAAGACGATATTTGATGATAAAGGGGTATCGCTTGGAAACAGAAAAAAGCAACTGCGCTCTCGAATGAGAATTTTGTGGGATAATAAAAGTGTGCTAAATCCTTATTGGTGGTTAGGCATTATCAAGTTAACAACTTTAATGTTTTTGCCTTATAGTCTGATTTCCAAAATAAAGCAGCTTGTTTATCGTAAATAG